In Holosporales bacterium, a genomic segment contains:
- a CDS encoding phosphatidylglycerophosphatase A — MIRYRIAMIISTFFLLGRVPIAPGTAGSLGGALLLFMIGSIPVCTYILLILGLCVLGWWSVLVSLEKANTPDPKYIVIDEVIGQTIAIAPLIGVGPQSVWWYCLSFLLFRLFDIWKPWPIGWVDQLTSSKHISRFGQTACIICDDVLAGLAAGICLYFTMQYF, encoded by the coding sequence ATGATTAGATATCGAATTGCAATGATTATTTCCACGTTTTTTCTGCTGGGAAGGGTTCCGATTGCACCTGGTACCGCCGGATCCTTAGGAGGGGCATTGTTGCTCTTTATGATTGGAAGTATTCCAGTATGCACTTACATTTTACTGATTTTAGGCCTGTGTGTGCTTGGTTGGTGGTCTGTGCTGGTATCGCTTGAAAAGGCAAACACCCCAGATCCAAAATATATTGTCATAGATGAGGTTATTGGACAGACAATTGCCATTGCTCCGCTAATCGGGGTAGGGCCACAGAGCGTGTGGTGGTATTGCCTGTCTTTTCTTTTATTTCGCTTATTTGATATATGGAAGCCATGGCCTATCGGCTGGGTTGACCAATTAACGTCAAGCAAGCATATCTCTAGATTTGGGCAGACAGCCTGCATAATATGCGACGATGTGCTGGCAGGTCTGGCCGCAGGAATTTGCTTATATTTCACTATGCAGTATTTTTAG
- a CDS encoding rod shape-determining protein — MNIISKLSSLFSSDMAVDLGTANVLVYLKGEGIVLNEPSVVAISDTGGKVNILAVGEDAKSMVGRTPGSIQAIRPLKDGVIADFDIAESMIKHFIRKIHNRRRFISPRIVICIPYGATAVERRAIQEAAESAGARRVYLIEEPMAAAIGAGLPVSEPYGSMVVDIGGGTTEIAVLSLGGIVYAKSIRVGGDKMDNDIITYVRRTHDLLIGETSAEKIKKAIGAAFIPKGEGGRKTVVKGRNVKTGFPEEIEITEEQIAEGLKESVNAIVSAIKIALENTPPELSSDIVDKGIVLTGGGAMLKGLDEIIHNTTHLPVTVADDPLSCVAIGSGRALEELDKTQNVLTSSY, encoded by the coding sequence ATGAACATAATTTCCAAACTGAGCTCTTTATTTTCGTCCGACATGGCCGTAGACCTTGGCACAGCGAATGTGCTGGTCTATTTGAAAGGTGAAGGAATTGTCCTGAACGAGCCTTCTGTAGTCGCCATATCGGATACAGGCGGAAAGGTCAACATTTTGGCGGTTGGTGAAGATGCGAAAAGCATGGTCGGAAGAACCCCAGGCAGTATCCAAGCTATCCGGCCGCTTAAGGATGGGGTTATCGCAGATTTCGATATTGCTGAAAGCATGATTAAGCACTTCATACGGAAGATTCATAACCGCAGAAGATTTATCTCACCTAGAATAGTCATATGTATTCCATATGGCGCAACGGCAGTTGAGCGCAGAGCAATTCAAGAAGCGGCCGAAAGCGCCGGGGCAAGGCGAGTCTATTTAATCGAAGAGCCAATGGCCGCGGCGATTGGCGCTGGGCTTCCCGTTTCTGAACCATACGGGTCTATGGTCGTGGATATAGGGGGTGGAACTACTGAAATTGCGGTTTTATCGCTTGGCGGCATTGTATATGCGAAATCAATACGGGTTGGTGGGGACAAGATGGACAATGACATCATTACCTATGTGCGTAGAACTCACGACCTGTTGATTGGTGAAACTTCGGCAGAGAAGATCAAAAAAGCCATAGGCGCAGCCTTTATCCCTAAAGGAGAAGGTGGAAGAAAAACTGTTGTAAAAGGACGTAACGTAAAGACCGGCTTTCCTGAAGAAATTGAGATAACTGAAGAGCAAATAGCAGAAGGCTTAAAAGAGAGCGTCAACGCCATTGTAAGCGCAATTAAAATTGCCTTAGAGAACACTCCGCCGGAGTTATCCTCTGACATAGTTGACAAAGGTATTGTTTTGACCGGGGGAGGGGCTATGCTGAAAGGACTTGATGAGATCATTCATAATACGACCCATCTTCCTGTCACAGTAGCAGACGATCCTTTGTCATGTGTTGCTATCGGAAGCGGCCGGGCCTTAGAAGAACTTGATAAAACGCAAAACGTCCTTACCTCTTCTTACTGA
- a CDS encoding rod shape-determining protein MreC produces the protein MFSNKVKWRFWLSWGGVVVFVCLIAAADRFNALSYMRDWAMRMTTFGARGVVRLTETASRVLHNFSGESGREIQKLKQELIVCKIDLERLKYLQIENDRLRSALDFALNTNDKVTVFATILRVHELLTYNEIYLNKGNESGIAEGDVIIGQSGVIGVVKTVGHKWSQAKRITSASFYMSVCFSPSGMLAILKGDGSGCLCIHLKENDSAIKISKGQLAFTDGHDGIFPAGILVGKVDSDERIIPSCGISQMGIVYVVKQQLRNK, from the coding sequence ATGTTCAGCAACAAGGTAAAGTGGCGTTTTTGGCTTAGCTGGGGTGGAGTCGTCGTTTTTGTTTGCCTGATTGCTGCAGCCGATCGCTTTAACGCGCTGTCTTACATGAGGGATTGGGCAATGCGCATGACAACTTTTGGTGCAAGGGGCGTTGTTCGCTTGACTGAGACAGCCTCACGAGTCTTGCATAACTTTTCAGGAGAATCCGGACGAGAAATTCAAAAGCTGAAACAGGAACTAATCGTCTGTAAAATTGACTTGGAAAGGCTGAAATACCTTCAAATTGAAAATGATCGACTGAGATCAGCTTTAGACTTTGCCCTAAATACAAACGATAAAGTAACGGTTTTTGCAACGATTCTAAGAGTTCATGAACTTTTAACCTACAACGAAATATACTTAAACAAAGGCAATGAATCAGGAATTGCCGAAGGGGACGTGATCATAGGACAATCTGGAGTCATAGGCGTGGTTAAAACTGTTGGACATAAATGGAGCCAAGCTAAAAGAATAACCAGCGCGAGCTTTTATATGTCGGTTTGTTTTTCCCCCTCTGGCATGCTTGCTATATTGAAAGGCGATGGAAGCGGCTGCCTTTGCATACACCTTAAGGAAAATGACAGTGCGATCAAGATTTCTAAAGGCCAACTGGCGTTTACTGATGGGCACGACGGGATTTTTCCTGCCGGCATTCTGGTCGGCAAGGTAGACAGCGACGAGCGCATAATTCCATCTTGCGGAATCAGTCAAATGGGCATTGTATATGTTGTTAAGCAGCAGTTGCGCAATAAATGA
- a CDS encoding extracellular solute-binding protein: MRSILTLLMVGFVHSALSCCADKANPATNEANSTASLPSENFGVCLEDLGPLDKEKKLYIYTWFDQISPKIIDAFFKLTGIRVIVDVFDCNETLEAKLLTGNCSYDLVLPTVWPFFCHQMQAKTFQKLDTKRLAKYMQKLDKQALDLLSDIDPLNEYAVPFTWGINGIGINIEIIKRLAPDVPLDSWAILFDPRYAKKLSAAGISLLESPEELFAAVFAYLGCSAENIDLKQADEAIKCLRRVRLHINRFDSYSFQDLASGSACAVMCSSGDLMFARTQTSKKNARNIRFIVPKEGACLWMEVLAIPKKAKHVNNAHAFLIFLMHPRVSAEATDYTGCASAVPEAKKYVSSAIANDPSIYPNQKMLSISQTKNALPRNISNHLGRALTRIKFEI, from the coding sequence ATGAGAAGTATTCTGACATTACTAATGGTGGGGTTTGTGCACTCTGCGTTGAGCTGTTGTGCCGACAAAGCAAATCCAGCAACAAATGAAGCAAACTCAACCGCAAGTTTGCCGAGCGAAAATTTTGGCGTATGCCTTGAAGATCTTGGACCACTAGATAAAGAGAAAAAGCTTTATATATACACGTGGTTCGATCAAATCTCGCCTAAAATTATCGACGCATTTTTTAAGCTTACAGGCATTAGGGTAATCGTTGATGTATTTGACTGTAACGAAACTTTAGAAGCAAAGTTACTGACAGGCAATTGCTCATATGATCTTGTTTTGCCCACGGTTTGGCCTTTTTTCTGTCATCAAATGCAAGCCAAAACGTTTCAGAAATTGGATACCAAAAGGCTTGCAAAATATATGCAAAAGTTGGATAAACAAGCGCTTGATCTGCTTTCCGACATCGATCCCTTGAATGAATATGCGGTCCCTTTCACTTGGGGAATTAACGGTATAGGCATTAATATAGAGATTATAAAACGCTTAGCGCCTGACGTCCCTTTGGACAGTTGGGCGATATTGTTTGATCCGCGGTATGCAAAAAAGCTAAGCGCAGCTGGTATTTCCTTGCTGGAAAGCCCAGAAGAGTTATTTGCCGCGGTTTTTGCATACCTTGGTTGTTCGGCGGAAAATATAGACCTGAAACAAGCGGATGAGGCGATTAAGTGTCTTCGGCGAGTGAGGCTGCATATAAACAGATTTGATTCATACAGCTTCCAGGATCTGGCCAGCGGAAGCGCTTGTGCAGTTATGTGTTCGTCTGGTGATTTGATGTTTGCGCGTACGCAAACTTCTAAAAAAAATGCCCGTAACATACGTTTTATTGTACCGAAAGAAGGCGCATGCTTGTGGATGGAGGTATTGGCAATTCCAAAGAAGGCCAAGCATGTAAATAACGCGCATGCTTTTCTTATTTTCTTGATGCACCCAAGGGTATCAGCAGAAGCGACGGATTATACCGGATGCGCCAGCGCTGTCCCAGAGGCAAAAAAATACGTTTCTTCGGCAATCGCTAATGATCCATCGATTTATCCTAATCAAAAAATGCTTAGTATCAGTCAAACAAAAAATGCACTGCCTCGCAATATAAGCAATCACTTGGGCCGAGCGCTTACTCGCATAAAATTTGAAATATAA
- a CDS encoding acetoacetate--CoA ligase: protein MSTIKPLWVPSADRYKNSNLARFMDIINKKYNLKISEFKELWDWSVSCRDEFWEEIWNFGDVIASSKGGRISNGEKNFKAHRYFPDAKLNFAENLLRIRNDEPAIIFWGEDKLERTITYNELYNSVKDLAYALKNNGLEVGDKVAGYVANTPETLIAALATISLGGVWCACATDFGVKGAFDRLAQIDPKFFFATEAYYYKGKVFDNSDKIFDIAKGISTIKKTILIPYADMPRKKLDKNYAYLDDFMNEFGDKGKTMLEFAQLPFNHPIYILFTSGTTGAPKCIIHGAGGTLLQHLKEHQLHCDIKPGDRVFYYSTCSWMMWNWRVSALASKATLMMFDGNPSYPDAYTLFNFADKHKMNFFGTSSKFLDVLYKIGAKPKDHNSLSSVRTIGATGSPLSLEAFSYVYKDIKQDLHLNVFSGGTDLISCFIIGNPISPVYAGEMQGIGLGMKVELFDDDGKPLGKNQQGELVCTAPFASKPIGFWKDDGDQKYDKAYYQEFPGVWSHGDWIEITDRDGVIISGRADTVLKPSGVRIGTAEIYAQVQKVEEVLESIAVGQQWNNDERIILFVVLRDNLALDEDLKKKICVQIRTNATPRHVPSKIIQVKEIPYTKNDKISEIAVKSVIQGREVKNKESLKNPASLELYRNLKELQED, encoded by the coding sequence ATGAGTACAATTAAGCCGCTTTGGGTACCAAGCGCTGACCGCTATAAGAACAGCAACCTCGCTAGGTTCATGGATATTATCAACAAGAAATACAATCTGAAAATAAGCGAATTTAAAGAACTGTGGGACTGGTCGGTTAGCTGTAGGGACGAGTTTTGGGAAGAAATATGGAACTTCGGTGATGTTATAGCTTCCAGCAAAGGCGGCAGAATAAGCAATGGTGAGAAAAATTTTAAGGCTCACAGATATTTTCCTGATGCGAAACTAAATTTCGCCGAAAACCTTTTGCGCATTAGGAACGATGAGCCTGCAATAATATTTTGGGGCGAAGATAAATTAGAAAGAACAATAACTTACAACGAGCTTTATAACAGCGTTAAAGACCTGGCTTATGCTCTTAAAAATAATGGATTAGAAGTGGGGGACAAGGTCGCCGGATACGTGGCTAATACTCCTGAAACGTTGATTGCGGCGCTTGCAACCATATCCCTTGGCGGTGTGTGGTGCGCATGTGCCACAGACTTTGGCGTGAAGGGGGCCTTTGACAGGCTGGCTCAAATAGATCCAAAGTTCTTTTTTGCAACCGAGGCTTATTACTACAAAGGCAAGGTATTTGATAACAGCGATAAGATATTCGACATCGCCAAGGGTATAAGCACTATTAAAAAGACCATACTGATTCCATACGCCGATATGCCAAGGAAAAAACTCGACAAAAACTACGCTTATCTTGACGATTTCATGAACGAATTCGGGGATAAGGGCAAAACGATGCTGGAGTTTGCTCAGCTGCCGTTTAACCATCCAATATATATTTTGTTTACCTCTGGGACTACTGGCGCGCCCAAATGCATTATACACGGCGCAGGCGGAACTTTGCTGCAACACCTGAAAGAGCATCAACTTCACTGCGATATAAAGCCGGGCGACAGAGTATTTTACTACAGCACGTGCAGCTGGATGATGTGGAACTGGCGTGTATCGGCACTTGCTTCAAAAGCTACGCTTATGATGTTTGACGGCAACCCTTCATATCCAGACGCATATACTCTTTTCAACTTTGCGGATAAGCATAAGATGAATTTCTTTGGCACTTCGTCGAAGTTTTTGGACGTTCTTTACAAAATTGGTGCAAAACCAAAAGATCACAACAGCCTTTCGTCTGTTCGCACTATTGGCGCTACAGGATCCCCCTTGTCCCTTGAAGCATTCTCATACGTTTACAAAGACATTAAGCAAGACCTGCACTTAAATGTGTTTTCAGGTGGAACTGATTTGATTTCATGCTTCATTATCGGCAATCCTATCTCTCCTGTATATGCGGGGGAAATGCAGGGCATAGGCCTTGGCATGAAGGTAGAGCTGTTTGATGACGACGGCAAACCTCTAGGCAAAAACCAACAAGGAGAGCTTGTTTGCACCGCGCCATTTGCATCGAAACCCATAGGCTTTTGGAAAGACGACGGCGATCAAAAGTACGATAAAGCATATTATCAAGAGTTCCCTGGTGTGTGGTCGCACGGCGACTGGATAGAAATTACTGACCGCGACGGTGTGATTATATCCGGACGCGCGGATACGGTGCTGAAGCCGAGTGGAGTCCGCATAGGCACGGCCGAAATCTATGCCCAAGTACAAAAGGTTGAAGAAGTACTTGAAAGTATCGCGGTTGGGCAACAGTGGAATAACGACGAAAGGATAATTCTTTTTGTAGTCCTGCGTGATAATTTGGCGCTTGACGAAGACCTTAAGAAAAAGATTTGCGTCCAAATCCGCACCAACGCTACGCCAAGGCATGTTCCTTCTAAGATCATTCAGGTTAAGGAAATTCCTTATACCAAAAACGACAAGATCTCGGAAATTGCTGTGAAATCGGTGATTCAAGGGCGCGAAGTAAAAAACAAAGAGTCCCTTAAAAACCCAGCGTCCTTAGAGCTGTATCGCAACCTTAAGGAACTTCAGGAAGACTGA
- a CDS encoding Hpt domain-containing protein: MDELIDEFLEETNENLNTLGASLLDLEKKPNSAEILNEVFRNFHTIS; encoded by the coding sequence ATGGACGAGCTGATTGATGAATTCCTGGAAGAGACGAACGAAAACCTGAATACCCTGGGGGCGTCACTGCTCGATTTAGAGAAAAAGCCCAACAGCGCTGAGATTCTAAACGAGGTCTTTCGAAACTTCCATACCATTAGCTGA
- a CDS encoding Tim44/TimA family putative adaptor protein has protein sequence MISLVFFAAVVVFLLIRLNQVMGIKPASKGKSGFSRTDDGSNVIEVEATEIDPSDDANDYSQESDEVSIHGRKFDKTSFLRGAEKALLAIDKAFNDGQENKLRQLLSGKILDSFLKSIQERKRRKETLESLLLSVKNAEVLDLSYVKNNVRASVLFELEQTKILKNQDGEIIDGDGEYVKTIKQTWHFEQPITASSAQWKLTAISDA, from the coding sequence ATGATCAGTCTTGTATTCTTTGCAGCAGTTGTCGTGTTTTTACTAATTCGCTTGAATCAGGTTATGGGGATAAAGCCCGCCAGCAAAGGTAAGAGTGGCTTTTCTCGTACCGACGACGGTTCCAACGTTATAGAGGTTGAAGCAACCGAAATTGACCCTAGCGATGACGCAAACGATTACTCCCAAGAAAGCGACGAAGTCAGCATACATGGACGCAAGTTTGATAAAACGTCGTTCTTGAGAGGGGCGGAAAAAGCTTTATTAGCAATCGACAAAGCCTTTAACGACGGCCAAGAAAATAAATTACGTCAGCTTCTAAGCGGCAAGATTTTGGATTCTTTCTTGAAGTCTATACAAGAGCGCAAACGTCGTAAGGAAACGCTGGAAAGTCTTTTGTTATCGGTAAAAAATGCTGAGGTACTGGATTTATCCTACGTTAAGAATAATGTACGCGCGTCAGTCCTGTTTGAGCTTGAGCAAACCAAAATTTTGAAAAACCAAGATGGAGAAATCATCGACGGCGACGGTGAGTATGTGAAAACAATCAAACAAACTTGGCATTTTGAACAGCCAATCACCGCGTCCTCCGCCCAATGGAAACTGACCGCCATATCCGACGCGTAG
- a CDS encoding NTP transferase domain-containing protein, whose amino-acid sequence MTKGIVLAGGKGSRLWPMTTVCSKQLLPVYDKPAIYYPISTLMLIGIKQILIISSPEGIQAISRILGDGSWLGIELFYAEQSEPNGLPEAFIIGEKFIGHDPVIMILGDNFFHGHAITEMLKIEPHERAKIFLYKVNDPSRYGVAELDDNGQVVSVVEKPANSRSNLAITGFYYFDASVAERAKRLSPSGRGELEITDLINQYVAEKLLSAAVFGRGYVWFDIGTPQALNNASNYVEVIQSRQGISIGSLEEVAWRMGFITDEMLRRTAASMPCCNYKSYLESII is encoded by the coding sequence GTGACCAAAGGGATAGTGCTGGCAGGCGGTAAAGGAAGCAGACTTTGGCCAATGACCACGGTTTGCAGCAAGCAGTTGCTTCCGGTATACGACAAACCAGCAATTTATTACCCCATAAGTACGCTTATGCTTATCGGGATTAAGCAGATACTCATCATAAGCTCACCAGAAGGAATTCAAGCAATAAGCCGTATCCTTGGCGATGGCAGCTGGCTTGGTATTGAGTTGTTTTATGCTGAGCAGTCTGAGCCAAATGGCTTGCCTGAGGCGTTTATAATTGGCGAAAAATTTATAGGCCACGATCCTGTAATCATGATTCTTGGTGACAACTTCTTTCATGGGCACGCAATCACAGAGATGCTTAAAATTGAGCCGCACGAGCGTGCTAAAATATTTTTATACAAAGTTAACGACCCCAGCCGATATGGCGTTGCTGAGCTGGATGACAATGGTCAGGTAGTTTCTGTAGTTGAGAAACCTGCTAATTCTCGCTCAAATCTGGCGATTACTGGGTTTTATTACTTTGACGCATCGGTGGCAGAGCGTGCTAAGCGACTCTCTCCTTCTGGAAGAGGCGAATTAGAGATAACAGACCTAATCAACCAATATGTTGCTGAAAAACTGTTGTCTGCGGCAGTGTTTGGAAGGGGATACGTTTGGTTTGATATCGGAACGCCACAAGCGCTGAACAACGCGTCTAATTACGTTGAGGTTATTCAATCCAGACAAGGGATATCAATTGGCTCTTTGGAAGAAGTAGCCTGGCGTATGGGGTTTATTACCGATGAAATGCTTCGACGTACAGCCGCGTCTATGCCGTGTTGCAATTATAAGTCATATCTAGAATCGATTATATGA
- the rfbC gene encoding dTDP-4-dehydrorhamnose 3,5-epimerase, translated as MNITKTFIDGVFVIEPDVHKDKRGLLFESFHENRYGDLCERFVLDIFYYAHKNVLKGLHYSRRSAQLINIVHGVIYDVVVDLRKESKTFKQHFCIQLDANNPKQIYMPSRCAHGLYVLSDDAVLAYKCSRHYDTSDDLSVMWNDPELGIKWPLTSEPILSDKDIRGEYVSNVEFC; from the coding sequence ATGAACATAACCAAAACCTTCATAGACGGCGTATTTGTTATCGAGCCAGATGTCCATAAAGACAAACGCGGCCTCTTGTTTGAAAGCTTTCATGAAAACAGGTATGGGGATCTGTGCGAAAGATTTGTTCTAGATATTTTTTATTATGCACATAAAAACGTCCTTAAAGGACTGCACTACTCAAGACGCAGTGCGCAATTGATCAACATAGTTCATGGAGTGATATACGATGTAGTAGTTGATCTTAGGAAAGAGTCAAAAACTTTTAAACAGCATTTTTGTATTCAATTGGACGCCAACAATCCTAAACAAATCTATATGCCAAGCAGATGCGCGCATGGTTTGTATGTTCTAAGCGACGATGCGGTTCTTGCCTATAAATGTTCGCGGCATTACGACACAAGTGACGATTTATCTGTTATGTGGAATGATCCAGAGCTCGGCATAAAATGGCCGCTTACCAGTGAGCCAATACTGTCAGACAAAGATATCAGAGGAGAATATGTCTCAAACGTTGAGTTCTGTTAA